In the Populus trichocarpa isolate Nisqually-1 chromosome 1, P.trichocarpa_v4.1, whole genome shotgun sequence genome, one interval contains:
- the LOC7460563 gene encoding uncharacterized protein LOC7460563, with product MKIKNKGKVYPSPSSSSSSVGDNGDRDVLSVLKLLPAAILALASVLSLEDREVLAYMITRSLKTTTTNNPSPSLQDSKKKSSKKPQNNNNSQRSNHIAPIFDCDCFDCYISYWFRWDSSPNRELIHQVIEAFEEHLTSDEMSRKHTRGKRRDKAGRRVGEKSVLDVPGQPEMIPVLETSNTTSHESSSSCSVADVVNVNVGCPDNGLSPEKVAEREEMEECVKLYDEVPEEVVVAETAAAAHGVAVCSHHKGLARKVLPDVLGLLNSRLWNLWSPNV from the coding sequence atgaagataaagaaCAAAGGTAAAGTTTATCCTtctccatcatcttcttcttcgtctgTTGGTGATAATGGAGATAGAGATGTTCTTTCTGTGTTAAAGCTTTTACCTGCTGCCATTCTTGCTCTAGCTTCTGTTCTTTCACTTGAAGACCGTGAAGTTCTTGCTTATATGATTACTAGGTCCTTAAAAACCACCACCACGAATAACCCATCTCCATCCCTTCAAGATTCCAAGAAAAAATCCTCCAAGAAACcacaaaacaacaataatagccAGAGAAGTAATCATATAGCTCCAATCTTTGATTGTGATTGCTTTGACTGCTATATAAGCTACTGGTTCAGGTGGGACTCTTCTCCTAACCGTGAACTCATTCATCAAGTTATTGAAGCCTTTGAAGAACACTTGACCAGTGATGAAATGTCAAGGAAACATACAAGAGGTAAAAGAAGAGACAAAGCGGGTCGTCGGGTCGGTGAAAAATCGGTTCTTGATGTTCCGGGTCAACCCGAAATGATACCGGTTCTGGAGACCAGTAATACTACATCCCATGAGtcttcatcttcttgttctGTCGCTGATGTTGTTAATGTCAATGTTGGTTGTCCGGATAATGGCTTATCCCCTGAGAAAGTGGCTGAGAGGGAGGAAATGGAAGAGTGTGTCAAGCTTTATGATGAAGTGCCTGAGGAGGTGGTGGTAGCGGAGACTGCAGCGGCGGCTCATGGGGTCGCGGTGTGTAGCCACCACAAGGGTTTGGCAAGGAAGGTATTACCGGATGTGCTAGGGTTACTAAATTCTCGATTATGGAATCTTTGGAGTCCAAATGTGTAA
- the LOC7460564 gene encoding uncharacterized protein LOC7460564 isoform X2 — translation MSGVSLAVTPPRESDGTTTSATKHQQEVPLKQQLQQNSVAGGVMGSLRAIELQLVAFIMVFSVSGLVPLLDLVFPAFTSAYLLALSRFAFPSYGRTSSEIFQGSRFFRFYVIFGTTIALFLPLSYVLGGFARGDDHAVRSATPHLFLLSFQILTENIISGLSLFSPPVRALVPLLYTVRRIFVVIDWINDVWLNKTLPANAQDIAWYWFGRSLAVANLAYFSINLFIFLIPIFLPRAFEIYFRERNEIESKMAEDKRSAAASKPKSSAYKKAA, via the exons ATGTCGGGTGTCTCTCTCGCTGTGACTCCACCACGTGAGTCTGATGGAACCACAACTTCAGCAACGAAGCATCAGCAAGAGGTTCCGCTTAAACAACAGCTACAGCAGAATTCTGTGGCTGGAGGAGTAATGGGATCATTGCGTGCTATAGAACTTCAACTGGTAGCTTTTATCATGGTTTTCTCAGTTAGTGGCCTTGTCCCACTACTTGATCTAGTCTTCCCTGCCTTTACCTCTGCTTATCTTTTAGCCCTCTCGCGTTTTGCCTTCCCTTCATATGGCAGAACCTCATCAGAAATTTTCCAAGGAAGCAGATTTTTTAGGTTCTACGTCATTTTTGGAACTACCATAGCGCTTTTCTTGCCTCTATCCTATGTGTTGGGTGGGTTTGCAAGGGGTGATGATCATGCAGTCCGGTCAGCAACACCCCATTTGTTCTTGCTCTCATTTCAGATTCTTACTGAGAACATAATAAGCGGTCTGTCGTTGTTTTCACCACCTGTGAGGGCATTGGTACCCTTGCTTTATACGGTCAGGAGGATCTTTGTCGTCATTGATTGGATTAATGATGTGTGGCTTAACAAAACTCTACCAGCAAATGCTCAA GACATTGCGTGGTATTGGTTTGGGAGGAGTCTAGCAGTAGCCAATCTAGCatatttctcaatcaatctatttatctttttgatCCCGATATTCCTTCCACGGGCTTTCGAGATTTATTTCAGGgagaggaatgaaattgaatcaAAGATGGCAGAGGACAAGCGTTCTGCAGCTGCAAGCAAACCCAAATCATCTGCATATAAGAAAGCTGCTTAG
- the LOC7460564 gene encoding uncharacterized protein LOC7460564 isoform X1: MSGVSLAVTPPRESDGTTTSATKHQQEVPLKQQLQQNSVAGGVMGSLRAIELQLVAFIMVFSVSGLVPLLDLVFPAFTSAYLLALSRFAFPSYGRTSSEIFQGSRFFRFYVIFGTTIALFLPLSYVLGGFARGDDHAVRSATPHLFLLSFQILTENIISGLSLFSPPVRALVPLLYTVRRIFVVIDWINDVWLNKTLPANAQVKDIAWYWFGRSLAVANLAYFSINLFIFLIPIFLPRAFEIYFRERNEIESKMAEDKRSAAASKPKSSAYKKAA, encoded by the exons ATGTCGGGTGTCTCTCTCGCTGTGACTCCACCACGTGAGTCTGATGGAACCACAACTTCAGCAACGAAGCATCAGCAAGAGGTTCCGCTTAAACAACAGCTACAGCAGAATTCTGTGGCTGGAGGAGTAATGGGATCATTGCGTGCTATAGAACTTCAACTGGTAGCTTTTATCATGGTTTTCTCAGTTAGTGGCCTTGTCCCACTACTTGATCTAGTCTTCCCTGCCTTTACCTCTGCTTATCTTTTAGCCCTCTCGCGTTTTGCCTTCCCTTCATATGGCAGAACCTCATCAGAAATTTTCCAAGGAAGCAGATTTTTTAGGTTCTACGTCATTTTTGGAACTACCATAGCGCTTTTCTTGCCTCTATCCTATGTGTTGGGTGGGTTTGCAAGGGGTGATGATCATGCAGTCCGGTCAGCAACACCCCATTTGTTCTTGCTCTCATTTCAGATTCTTACTGAGAACATAATAAGCGGTCTGTCGTTGTTTTCACCACCTGTGAGGGCATTGGTACCCTTGCTTTATACGGTCAGGAGGATCTTTGTCGTCATTGATTGGATTAATGATGTGTGGCTTAACAAAACTCTACCAGCAAATGCTCAAGTTAAG GACATTGCGTGGTATTGGTTTGGGAGGAGTCTAGCAGTAGCCAATCTAGCatatttctcaatcaatctatttatctttttgatCCCGATATTCCTTCCACGGGCTTTCGAGATTTATTTCAGGgagaggaatgaaattgaatcaAAGATGGCAGAGGACAAGCGTTCTGCAGCTGCAAGCAAACCCAAATCATCTGCATATAAGAAAGCTGCTTAG